Proteins from a single region of Streptococcus oralis:
- the murT gene encoding lipid II isoglutaminyl synthase subunit MurT, whose product MKLKTTLGLLAGRSSHFILSRLGRGSTLPGKLALQFDKDILQHLAKNYEIVVVTGTNGKTLTTALTVGILKEVYGQVLTNPSGANMITGITTTFLTAKSSKTGKNIAVLEIDEASLSRICDYIHPSLFVITNIFRDQMDRYGEIYTTYKMILDAIRKVPTATVLLNGDSPLFYKPAIPNPVQYFGFDLEKGPAQLAHYNTEGILCPDCQGILKYEHNTYANLGAYICENCGCKRPDLDYRLTDLVELTNNRSRFVIDGQEYGIQIGGLYNIYNALAAVAIARFLGADSQRIKQGFDKSRAVFGRQETFHIGDKECTLVLIKNPVGATQAIEMIKLAPYPFSLSVLLNANYADGIDTSWIWDADFEQIADMDIPEINAGGVRHSEIARRLRVTGYPAEKITETSNLEQVLKTIENQDCKHAYILATYTAMLEFRELLASRQIVRKEMN is encoded by the coding sequence ATGAAATTAAAAACTACTTTGGGCCTTCTTGCTGGACGCTCTTCTCACTTCATTTTGAGCCGTCTTGGCCGTGGAAGTACTCTCCCAGGAAAACTTGCCCTTCAATTTGATAAAGATATTTTACAACATCTAGCTAAGAACTACGAGATTGTCGTGGTCACTGGAACCAACGGGAAAACCCTGACAACTGCCCTCACTGTCGGCATTTTAAAAGAGGTTTATGGTCAGGTTCTGACCAATCCAAGCGGTGCCAATATGATCACAGGGATTACGACAACTTTCTTGACTGCCAAATCTTCTAAAACTGGGAAAAACATTGCTGTCCTCGAAATTGACGAGGCCAGTCTATCTCGTATTTGTGACTACATCCATCCTAGTCTTTTCGTCATCACCAATATCTTCCGCGATCAGATGGACCGCTACGGTGAGATTTACACAACTTATAAGATGATTTTGGATGCTATCCGTAAGGTGCCTACGGCTACTGTTCTTCTAAATGGTGACAGTCCGCTTTTCTACAAGCCAGCTATTCCAAATCCAGTACAGTATTTTGGTTTTGACTTAGAAAAAGGTCCAGCCCAACTGGCTCACTACAATACCGAAGGTATTCTCTGCCCTGACTGTCAAGGCATCCTCAAATATGAGCACAATACCTATGCTAACTTGGGGGCCTATATCTGTGAAAATTGTGGTTGCAAACGTCCTGACTTGGACTACCGTCTGACAGACTTGGTTGAATTGACCAACAATCGCTCCCGCTTTGTCATTGACGGCCAGGAATACGGCATCCAAATCGGTGGACTCTACAACATCTACAATGCTCTAGCTGCAGTTGCCATCGCCCGTTTCCTCGGTGCAGATTCGCAACGGATCAAGCAAGGATTTGACAAGAGTCGCGCTGTCTTTGGACGTCAGGAGACCTTCCATATCGGTGATAAGGAATGCACCCTTGTCTTGATTAAAAATCCAGTCGGTGCAACTCAGGCTATCGAGATGATCAAACTAGCGCCTTATCCATTTAGCCTATCTGTCCTTCTCAACGCCAACTATGCTGATGGGATTGACACTAGCTGGATCTGGGATGCTGACTTTGAACAAATTGCTGACATGGACATTCCTGAAATCAACGCTGGTGGTGTTCGTCATTCTGAAATCGCGCGTCGTCTACGAGTGACAGGCTATCCAGCTGAGAAAATCACTGAAACAAGCAATCTGGAACAAGTTCTCAAGACCATTGAGAACCAAGATTGTAAGCATGCCTATATCCTAGCTACCTATACTGCTATGCTAGAATTCCGTGAACTGCTGGCTAGTCGTCAGATTGTTAGAAAGGAGATGAACTAA
- a CDS encoding M24 family metallopeptidase, with the protein MSKLQQILTYLESEKLDVAVVSDPVTINYLTGFYSDPHERQMFLFVLADQEPLLFVPALEVERASSTVSFPVVGYVDSENPWQKIKNALPQHDFKRVAVEFDNLILTKYHGLKTVFETAEFENLTPRIQRMRLIKSADEVQKMMVAGLYADKAVKVGFDNISLDKTETDIIAQIDFALKREGYEMSFDTMVLTGDNAANPHGIPGANKVEKDALLLFDLGVMVNGYASDMTRTVAVGKPDQFKKDIYNLTLEAQQAALDFIKPGVTAHEVDRAAREVIEKAGYGEYFNHRLGHGIGMDVHEFPSIMEGNDMVIEEGMCFSVEPGIYIPGKVGVRIEDCGVVTKEGFDLFTSTSKDLLYFD; encoded by the coding sequence ATGTCTAAATTACAACAAATCCTAACATATCTTGAATCAGAAAAACTAGACGTCGCTGTCGTATCTGACCCCGTCACTATTAATTACCTCACTGGCTTTTACAGTGATCCCCATGAACGTCAAATGTTTCTCTTTGTCCTAGCGGATCAGGAACCACTCCTCTTTGTTCCAGCCCTTGAAGTGGAACGTGCAAGTAGCACCGTTTCCTTCCCAGTTGTGGGCTATGTGGATTCTGAAAATCCATGGCAAAAAATCAAAAATGCCTTACCACAGCACGATTTCAAACGTGTTGCTGTTGAGTTTGACAATCTCATCTTGACCAAATACCATGGTTTGAAAACCGTCTTTGAAACTGCTGAGTTTGAAAACCTCACTCCTCGTATCCAACGCATGCGCCTCATCAAATCGGCTGATGAAGTCCAAAAAATGATGGTTGCAGGTCTCTATGCCGACAAGGCGGTCAAAGTTGGTTTCGACAATATCTCTCTTGATAAAACAGAGACAGATATCATCGCCCAAATCGACTTCGCCTTAAAGCGTGAAGGCTATGAAATGAGTTTTGATACCATGGTCTTGACTGGTGACAATGCTGCAAATCCACACGGAATTCCTGGTGCAAACAAGGTCGAAAAAGACGCCCTTCTCCTCTTTGACCTGGGTGTCATGGTTAATGGCTACGCATCAGATATGACTCGTACGGTCGCTGTCGGCAAACCAGACCAATTCAAAAAGGATATCTACAACTTGACCCTTGAAGCCCAACAAGCTGCCCTTGACTTTATCAAACCAGGTGTGACTGCTCATGAAGTAGATCGCGCTGCTCGCGAAGTCATTGAAAAAGCTGGTTATGGAGAGTACTTCAACCACCGTCTCGGTCACGGTATCGGTATGGATGTCCACGAATTCCCTTCTATCATGGAAGGAAACGACATGGTCATCGAAGAAGGTATGTGCTTCTCTGTTGAACCTGGTATCTATATCCCTGGTAAAGTTGGTGTTCGTATCGAGGACTGCGGTGTTGTCACTAAGGAAGGGTTTGACCTCTTTACCAGCACCAGCAAGGACTTGCTTTATTTTGATTAA
- a CDS encoding ECF transporter S component, with translation MKQTKTTKIALVSLLTALSVVLGYYLKIGTPTGMLTLLDAGIFFTAFYFGSKEGAVVGGLAGFLIDLLSGFPQWMFFSLINHGLQGFFAGFKGKWQWLGLVLATIVMVSGYALGSTLMNGWSAALPEIIPNFLQNTLGMIVGFVVFQSVKKIK, from the coding sequence ATGAAGCAAACCAAAACAACTAAAATCGCCCTTGTATCCCTTTTAACCGCCCTTTCAGTAGTCCTAGGCTATTACTTGAAAATTGGAACGCCAACAGGAATGTTGACTCTCTTGGATGCAGGTATTTTCTTTACTGCCTTTTACTTTGGTAGTAAAGAAGGAGCTGTCGTTGGAGGACTAGCAGGATTCCTGATTGACCTTTTATCAGGCTTTCCACAGTGGATGTTCTTTAGCTTGATAAACCATGGCTTGCAAGGATTTTTTGCAGGTTTTAAAGGGAAATGGCAATGGCTGGGCTTAGTCTTAGCTACTATCGTCATGGTAAGTGGCTACGCTCTGGGCTCAACCCTAATGAATGGCTGGTCAGCAGCCTTACCAGAAATCATACCAAACTTCCTGCAAAATACTCTGGGTATGATTGTAGGGTTTGTAGTCTTTCAGAGTGTCAAGAAGATAAAATAA
- a CDS encoding DEAD/DEAH box helicase has product MKFNEFNLSAELLAEIEKAGFVEASPIQEQTIPLALEGKDVIGQAQTGTGKTAAFGLPTLEKIRTEEATIQALVIAPTRELAVQSQEELFRFGRSKGVKVRSVYGGSSIEKQIKALKSGAHIVVGTPGRLLDLIKRKALKLQDIETLILDEADEMLNMGFLEDIEAIISRVPENRQTLLFSATMPDAIKRIGVQFMKDPEHVKIVAKELTTELVDQYYIRVKEQEKFDTMTRLMDVEQPELAIVFGRTKRRVDELTRGLKIRGFRAEGIHGDLDQNKRLRVLRDFKNGNLDVLVATDVAARGLDISGVTHVYNYDIPQDPESYVHRIGRTGRAGKSGQSITFVAPNEMGYLQIIENLTKKRMKGLKSATAEEAFQAKKQVALKKIERDFADEAIRGNFEKFAKDARKLAAEFSPEELAMYVLSLTVQDPDSLPEVEIAREKPLPFKPSGNGFGSKGKGGRGGRRGDDRRDRDRRGNGRRDDFKKGSRGNDRFDKDRRYRNKDNKKPRNTSSEKKTGFVIRNKGDK; this is encoded by the coding sequence GTGAAATTTAATGAATTTAACTTGTCTGCTGAATTGCTAGCAGAGATTGAAAAAGCTGGATTTGTAGAAGCCAGTCCTATCCAAGAACAGACCATTCCCTTGGCTCTCGAAGGAAAAGACGTTATCGGTCAAGCTCAGACTGGTACAGGAAAAACTGCAGCCTTTGGCTTGCCAACCCTTGAAAAAATCCGTACAGAAGAAGCGACCATCCAAGCCTTGGTTATCGCTCCAACTCGTGAACTCGCTGTCCAAAGCCAAGAGGAACTCTTTCGCTTTGGTCGTAGCAAGGGTGTGAAAGTTCGCTCAGTTTACGGTGGTTCCAGCATTGAAAAACAAATCAAAGCCCTTAAATCTGGTGCTCACATTGTGGTAGGAACACCAGGTCGTCTCTTGGACTTGATTAAACGCAAGGCCTTGAAATTACAAGACATTGAAACTCTGATCCTTGATGAAGCGGACGAAATGCTCAACATGGGCTTCCTTGAAGACATCGAAGCCATCATTTCCCGTGTCCCTGAAAATCGTCAAACCTTGCTCTTTTCAGCAACCATGCCAGATGCGATCAAACGTATCGGTGTTCAGTTTATGAAAGACCCTGAGCATGTCAAGATTGTTGCCAAGGAATTAACAACAGAACTAGTTGACCAATACTATATCCGTGTTAAGGAACAAGAAAAATTTGATACCATGACACGTCTCATGGATGTAGAACAACCAGAACTTGCTATTGTATTTGGTCGTACCAAACGCCGTGTAGATGAATTGACTCGTGGTCTGAAAATCCGTGGTTTCCGTGCTGAAGGAATTCATGGAGACCTAGACCAAAATAAACGTCTTCGTGTCCTTCGTGATTTTAAAAATGGGAATCTTGATGTTTTGGTTGCGACTGACGTGGCAGCACGTGGTTTGGATATTTCAGGTGTGACCCATGTCTACAACTACGATATTCCACAAGATCCTGAAAGTTATGTTCACCGTATCGGTCGTACAGGTCGTGCTGGTAAGTCAGGTCAATCTATTACTTTCGTAGCACCAAATGAAATGGGCTACCTTCAAATCATCGAAAACTTGACTAAGAAACGCATGAAAGGCTTGAAATCAGCGACAGCTGAAGAAGCCTTCCAAGCTAAGAAACAAGTAGCTCTCAAGAAAATAGAACGTGATTTTGCGGATGAAGCCATTCGTGGGAACTTTGAGAAATTTGCTAAAGATGCTCGTAAGTTAGCTGCTGAATTTAGTCCAGAAGAATTGGCTATGTATGTTTTGAGTCTGACAGTCCAAGATCCAGACAGCCTTCCAGAAGTGGAGATTGCGCGTGAAAAACCACTGCCATTTAAACCATCAGGTAATGGCTTTGGTAGCAAAGGTAAGGGAGGTCGAGGAGGCCGTCGTGGAGACGACCGTCGAGATCGTGATCGCCGTGGCAATGGTCGCCGTGATGACTTTAAGAAAGGCAGTCGTGGAAACGATCGTTTTGATAAAGACAGACGTTACCGTAATAAAGACAATAAAAAACCTCGCAACACTTCAAGCGAAAAGAAGACAGGCTTTGTTATTCGTAACAAAGGAGACAAATAG
- a CDS encoding zinc ribbon domain-containing protein YjdM — protein sequence MNNLPNCPKCNSEYVYEDGSLLVCPECAYEWNPAEVAEVEEGVVAIDANGNKLADGDTVTLIKDLKVKGAPKDLKQGTRVKNIRIVEGDHNIDCKIDGFGAMKLKSEFVKKI from the coding sequence ATGAACAACTTACCAAATTGCCCAAAATGTAATTCAGAATATGTCTACGAAGACGGAAGTCTCTTGGTCTGCCCAGAGTGTGCCTATGAGTGGAATCCTGCAGAAGTTGCAGAAGTAGAAGAAGGTGTTGTTGCTATTGATGCCAATGGAAATAAATTGGCTGACGGCGATACTGTAACCTTAATCAAGGACTTGAAAGTAAAAGGTGCGCCAAAGGATTTGAAACAAGGAACTCGCGTTAAAAATATCCGTATCGTAGAAGGTGACCACAACATCGACTGTAAGATTGATGGTTTTGGAGCTATGAAACTCAAGTCAGAATTTGTTAAGAAAATCTAG
- a CDS encoding Pr6Pr family membrane protein has translation MKLNYKFIFYSRVLLFLAAFTGVYLEITKHGGFGMLLYYTVLSNLLVTIFTGYLLRVMSRSGENWQSPTLLRLKGGVTMSIMITCVIYHFMLAPIATDFYRVENFLCHYIVPLWFLADTLFFDKRGQYKIWDPVLWTILPLVYMIFALFNGLVLKLNIPNSKDNPFPYFFLNVNKGWDVVIKWCLIIFAAYMVAGFIFYLIKQIKRK, from the coding sequence ATGAAACTGAATTATAAATTTATTTTTTATAGTCGTGTGCTCTTGTTCTTAGCAGCATTTACAGGAGTTTATTTGGAGATTACCAAGCACGGTGGTTTTGGTATGCTCCTTTACTACACAGTGTTGTCCAATCTTTTGGTAACGATTTTCACGGGCTATCTGCTCCGTGTGATGAGCCGTTCAGGTGAAAATTGGCAAAGTCCGACCTTGCTTCGTCTCAAGGGTGGTGTTACCATGAGTATTATGATTACCTGTGTGATTTATCATTTTATGCTTGCTCCGATTGCGACAGACTTTTACCGTGTGGAAAATTTCCTTTGCCACTATATCGTTCCACTCTGGTTTTTAGCCGACACCCTTTTCTTTGATAAACGGGGTCAATACAAGATCTGGGATCCAGTCTTGTGGACTATCTTGCCCTTGGTTTATATGATTTTTGCCTTGTTTAATGGCTTGGTCTTAAAACTCAATATTCCGAATTCCAAGGACAATCCCTTCCCTTATTTCTTTTTAAATGTGAACAAGGGTTGGGACGTGGTTATCAAATGGTGTTTGATCATTTTTGCGGCGTATATGGTTGCAGGCTTCATCTTCTATCTGATCAAGCAAATCAAGCGAAAATAG
- the gatD gene encoding lipid II isoglutaminyl synthase subunit GatD: MVYTSLSSKAGNYAYQLNIAHLYGNLMNTYGDNGNILMLKYVAEKLGAHVTVDIVSLHDDFDENHYDIAFFGGGQDFEQSIIAGDLPAKKESIDNYIQNNGVVLAICGGFQLLGQYYVEASGKRIEGLGVMGHYTLNQTNNRFIGDIKIHNEDFNETYYGFENHQGRTFLSDDQKPLGQVVYGNGNNEEKIGEGVHYKNVFGSYFHGPILSRNANLAYRLVTTALKKKYGQDIQLPAYEDILSQEIAEEYSDVKSKADFS; this comes from the coding sequence ATGGTTTATACTTCACTTTCCTCAAAAGCTGGCAACTACGCTTATCAGCTCAACATCGCCCACCTCTATGGAAACCTCATGAATACCTACGGGGACAACGGCAACATCCTCATGCTCAAGTATGTGGCTGAAAAACTGGGGGCTCATGTGACAGTTGACATCGTTTCTCTCCATGATGACTTTGATGAAAACCACTACGACATCGCCTTTTTCGGTGGTGGTCAAGACTTTGAACAAAGCATCATCGCAGGCGATCTACCTGCTAAAAAAGAGAGCATTGACAACTACATCCAAAACAATGGTGTTGTTCTAGCCATCTGCGGTGGTTTCCAACTTTTGGGCCAATATTATGTTGAAGCCTCAGGCAAACGCATCGAAGGACTAGGTGTCATGGGCCACTACACCCTCAACCAGACCAATAACCGCTTTATCGGTGACATCAAGATTCACAATGAAGATTTCAATGAAACCTACTATGGCTTTGAAAATCACCAGGGACGTACCTTCCTTTCTGATGACCAAAAACCACTGGGTCAGGTTGTCTATGGAAATGGAAATAACGAAGAAAAGATCGGCGAAGGGGTTCATTATAAGAATGTCTTTGGTTCCTACTTCCACGGACCTATCCTCTCTCGTAATGCCAATCTAGCTTATCGTCTAGTCACTACTGCTCTCAAGAAGAAATACGGTCAGGACATCCAACTCCCTGCCTATGAGGACATCCTCAGCCAAGAAATCGCTGAAGAATACAGTGACGTGAAAAGCAAGGCTGACTTTTCTTAA
- a CDS encoding FAD-containing oxidoreductase, translated as MLTYDLIVIGFGKAGKTLAGKLASAGKKVALVERSKAMYGGTCINIGCIPTKTLLVAAEKDLSFEEVIATKNTITSRLNGKNYATVAGTGVDIFDAEAHFLSNKVIEIQAVDEKQELTAETIVINTGAVSNVLPIPGLATSKNVFDSTGIQNLDKLPEKLGVLGGGNIGLEFAGLYNKLGSKVTVLDALDTFLPRAEPSIAALAKQYMEEDGIELLQNIRTTEIKNDGDQVLVVTENETYRFDALLYATGRKPNVEPLQLENTDIELTERGAIKVDKHCQTNVPGVFAVGDVNGGPQFTYISLDDFRVVYSYLAGDGSYTLEDRLNVPNTMFITPALSQVGLTESQAADLKLPYAVKEIPVAAMPRGHVNGDLRGAFKAVVNTETKEIIGATIFSEGSQEIINIITVAMDNKIPYTYFTKQIFTHPTLAENLNDLFAI; from the coding sequence ATGTTAACATATGATTTAATCGTTATTGGATTCGGTAAAGCTGGGAAAACACTAGCTGGTAAATTGGCTTCAGCTGGCAAAAAAGTTGCCCTCGTTGAACGTAGCAAAGCTATGTACGGTGGAACTTGTATCAACATCGGATGTATTCCAACTAAAACCTTGCTAGTTGCTGCTGAGAAAGACTTGTCTTTTGAAGAAGTGATTGCTACCAAAAATACTATCACTAGTCGCCTCAACGGTAAAAACTATGCTACTGTTGCGGGTACAGGCGTGGATATCTTTGATGCGGAAGCGCACTTCCTTTCAAATAAGGTCATTGAAATCCAAGCTGTTGACGAAAAACAAGAACTAACTGCTGAAACTATCGTCATCAATACTGGTGCCGTTTCAAACGTCTTGCCAATCCCAGGACTTGCTACAAGCAAGAATGTCTTTGACTCAACAGGTATCCAAAACTTGGACAAATTGCCTGAAAAACTTGGTGTCCTTGGTGGCGGAAATATCGGTCTTGAATTTGCAGGCCTTTACAATAAACTTGGAAGCAAGGTTACAGTTCTAGATGCCTTGGATACATTCTTACCTCGTGCCGAACCTTCCATCGCAGCTCTTGCTAAGCAATACATGGAAGAAGACGGTATTGAATTGCTTCAAAACATCCGTACCACTGAAATCAAAAACGACGGTGACCAAGTCCTTGTCGTAACTGAAAACGAAACTTACCGTTTCGACGCCCTTCTCTACGCAACTGGACGTAAACCGAATGTAGAACCACTTCAACTTGAAAACACAGATATTGAACTAACAGAGCGTGGGGCTATCAAGGTAGACAAACATTGTCAAACAAACGTTCCTGGTGTCTTTGCAGTTGGAGACGTCAACGGTGGACCTCAATTTACCTACATTTCACTTGATGACTTCCGTGTTGTCTACAGCTACCTTGCTGGAGATGGCAGCTACACTCTTGAAGACCGTCTCAATGTACCAAACACTATGTTCATCACACCTGCACTTTCACAAGTTGGTTTGACTGAAAGCCAAGCAGCTGATTTGAAACTTCCATACGCAGTTAAGGAAATCCCTGTTGCAGCCATGCCTCGTGGTCACGTAAATGGAGACCTTCGCGGAGCCTTCAAAGCTGTTGTCAATACTGAAACAAAAGAAATTATTGGTGCAACTATCTTCTCAGAAGGTTCACAAGAAATCATCAACATCATCACTGTTGCGATGGACAACAAGATTCCTTACACTTACTTCACAAAACAAATCTTCACTCACCCAACCTTGGCTGAGAACTTGAATGACCTGTTTGCGATTTAA
- the truA gene encoding tRNA pseudouridine(38-40) synthase TruA, protein MTRYKAIISYDGYGFAGFQRQPHARSVQEEIEKTLTRLNKGQAITVHGAGRTDSGVHALGQVIHFDLPYQMDEEKLRFALDTQSPEDIDVISIEIVADDFHCRYAKHSKTYEFIVDRGRPKNPMRRHYATHFPYPLDVERMQMAIKKLEGTHDFTGFTASGTSVEDKVRTITEASLSVDETGQFLTFTFSGNGFLYKQIRNMVGTLLKIGNNRMPVEQIDLILEKKDRQLAGPTAAPNGLYLKEIRYEE, encoded by the coding sequence ATGACAAGATATAAAGCAATCATTTCCTATGATGGTTATGGCTTTGCCGGTTTTCAGCGCCAGCCTCATGCGAGGAGCGTTCAAGAGGAAATTGAGAAAACCTTAACGAGACTCAATAAGGGGCAAGCCATCACTGTTCACGGTGCTGGTAGGACGGATAGTGGGGTTCATGCTCTTGGTCAGGTTATTCATTTTGACCTGCCCTATCAGATGGATGAGGAAAAACTCCGTTTTGCTCTGGATACCCAGTCTCCAGAAGATATTGATGTGATTTCAATTGAGATTGTGGCAGATGATTTTCATTGCCGTTATGCCAAGCACAGCAAGACCTATGAGTTTATCGTGGATAGAGGACGTCCCAAAAATCCTATGCGTCGTCACTACGCTACTCACTTTCCCTATCCGCTCGACGTGGAGCGGATGCAGATGGCAATCAAAAAGCTAGAGGGAACTCATGATTTTACCGGGTTTACAGCATCTGGAACCAGTGTAGAGGACAAGGTTCGAACCATTACAGAAGCCAGTCTTAGTGTTGATGAGACAGGGCAGTTTTTGACCTTTACCTTTTCAGGGAATGGTTTCTTGTATAAGCAGATTCGCAATATGGTGGGGACACTGCTAAAAATCGGAAATAATCGAATGCCAGTTGAGCAGATTGACTTGATCTTAGAAAAAAAAGATAGACAGCTAGCAGGTCCAACGGCTGCACCGAATGGCTTGTATTTAAAGGAGATTCGTTATGAAGAATAA
- a CDS encoding MFS transporter, with protein MKQYLERASILALSLVLITSFSISSALPAMFDYYQGYPKEQIELLVSLPSFGIMIMLVLNGFLERLFPERLQISLGLLILSIGGTAPFWYQEYNFVFAMRILFGLGVGMINAKAISIISERYHGKTRIQMLGLRGSAEVVGASILTLVVGQLLSLGWTVTFLAYSAGFLVLILYLLFVPYGKEKKETKKKETETTRLTGQMKGLIFLLAVEAAVVVCTNTAITIRIPSLMVERGLGDAQLSSLVLSIMQLIGILAGVSFSFFISLFKERLLLWSGITFGLGQIVIALSPSLGVMVVGSVVAGFSYSVALTTVFQLLSERIPAKLLNQATSFAVLGCSFGAFTTPFILGAIGLVTQNGMLVFTILGCWLIVTSIFVMYALQKRA; from the coding sequence ATGAAACAATATTTAGAACGGGCTAGTATTTTGGCCCTCTCCCTCGTTTTGATTACCTCCTTCTCCATCTCAAGTGCTCTGCCAGCCATGTTTGACTACTATCAAGGCTACCCCAAAGAACAAATCGAGCTTCTGGTCAGTCTTCCTTCATTTGGGATCATGATTATGCTGGTTTTAAATGGGTTCTTGGAGCGGTTGTTTCCTGAGCGTCTTCAGATTAGTCTAGGACTTCTCATCCTCTCTATCGGTGGAACAGCTCCTTTCTGGTATCAGGAGTACAACTTTGTCTTTGCGATGCGGATTTTATTTGGCTTGGGTGTTGGGATGATCAATGCCAAGGCTATTTCTATCATCAGCGAACGCTATCATGGAAAGACACGGATTCAGATGTTGGGTCTTCGCGGATCAGCAGAAGTTGTCGGGGCATCGATTTTGACTCTAGTGGTCGGTCAACTCTTATCCTTGGGATGGACAGTGACCTTCTTGGCCTACAGTGCGGGATTTTTAGTATTGATCCTTTATCTGCTCTTTGTCCCTTATGGGAAAGAGAAGAAAGAAACAAAGAAAAAAGAGACCGAAACGACTCGTTTGACAGGACAGATGAAAGGCTTGATTTTTCTATTGGCTGTCGAAGCAGCAGTTGTTGTCTGCACCAATACAGCTATCACCATTCGTATTCCTAGTCTGATGGTGGAAAGAGGTCTAGGGGATGCCCAGTTATCGAGTTTGGTTTTAAGTATCATGCAGTTGATTGGTATCTTGGCAGGTGTGAGTTTTTCTTTCTTTATCTCTCTGTTTAAAGAAAGGTTGCTCCTTTGGTCAGGTATCACCTTTGGATTGGGGCAAATTGTGATTGCCTTGTCTCCGTCATTGGGTGTGATGGTAGTTGGAAGTGTTGTGGCAGGTTTTTCTTACAGTGTGGCCTTGACCACTGTCTTTCAGCTTCTTTCTGAAAGAATACCAGCTAAGCTCCTTAATCAGGCAACATCTTTTGCAGTGCTAGGATGCAGTTTTGGAGCCTTTACGACACCTTTCATTCTTGGGGCGATTGGCTTGGTGACTCAAAACGGTATGTTGGTCTTCACCATTTTAGGATGTTGGTTGATTGTCACTTCTATCTTTGTTATGTACGCACTTCAAAAGAGAGCTTAG
- a CDS encoding bifunctional hydroxymethylpyrimidine kinase/phosphomethylpyrimidine kinase, with protein sequence MKNNRILALSGNDIFSGGGLSADLATYTLNGLHGFVAVTCLTALTEKGFGVFPTDDTIFQHELNSLRDVEFAGIKIGLLPTVSVAEKALDFIKQRPGVPVVLDPVLVCKETHDVAVSQLCQELIRFFPHVSVVTPNLPEAELLADQEIKTLEDMKAAAQKLHDLGAPAVIIKGGNRLSQDKAVDVFYDGQTFTVLENPVIQGQNAGAGCTFASSIASHLVKGDELLQAVESSKAFVYRAIAQADQYGVRQYEANQNN encoded by the coding sequence ATGAAGAATAATCGTATTTTAGCCCTTTCTGGGAATGATATTTTTAGTGGTGGTGGTTTGTCAGCTGATTTGGCTACCTATACCTTGAACGGCTTGCATGGCTTTGTAGCTGTCACTTGTTTGACGGCCTTGACCGAAAAGGGCTTTGGAGTCTTCCCTACGGATGATACTATTTTCCAACATGAGTTGAATAGCTTACGTGATGTCGAGTTTGCAGGGATTAAGATTGGCCTTCTTCCTACTGTCAGTGTGGCTGAGAAGGCCTTGGACTTTATCAAGCAACGTCCAGGAGTGCCTGTTGTATTGGATCCCGTCTTGGTCTGCAAGGAAACGCATGATGTAGCGGTCAGCCAACTCTGTCAAGAGTTGATTCGCTTTTTCCCTCATGTCAGTGTGGTTACGCCAAATCTTCCTGAAGCAGAATTATTGGCTGATCAGGAAATTAAAACCTTGGAAGACATGAAAGCAGCAGCGCAGAAATTGCATGATTTAGGAGCGCCAGCAGTTATTATCAAGGGAGGCAATCGCCTCAGTCAGGACAAGGCTGTAGATGTCTTTTATGATGGACAAACTTTTACAGTTCTAGAGAATCCCGTTATCCAAGGCCAAAATGCTGGCGCAGGTTGTACCTTTGCCTCAAGCATCGCTAGTCACTTGGTTAAAGGTGATGAACTTTTACAAGCAGTAGAAAGTTCTAAAGCTTTCGTTTACCGTGCCATTGCACAAGCAGATCAATATGGAGTAAGACAATATGAAGCAAACCAAAACAACTAA